ccaaataaatgccagacaattgaaatattgggtttgtgGCGGCAACATATCCTTTACTTACCACACCTACCCTGTAATTCgatggaaagggcaaaaatcGGCGATATTTCGCATCTTTCTCCTTTGATCCGCACGGTTTAGACGGGCAAAATTAAATGCCACACTTTGGCGGGTTAGTacgtcagtgaaattcaaattggaccaatcagatagcttgTTAGCTCTGCCTTGGCCCGTACTCGGGACGTCATAGTCCTGAGGCTCGAACCAGGATGAATTTACTTTGGCGTATTCTGCCATGTTCTTTTTCCCTTTTACGAATCGATTCACGAATATTTTACATGCAGTGGTATCTGAATATGTTTTATGACAAAAACAGCCAACTAGCGTACTTCAACTATGAATCTGTGCGCATCGCACTCACCGCCAAGCAGTGGGTGGGATGTACGAGCCTAGAGTGGTAAATTCAAAAACTAAAgtgtaaacccggaagtaaacgAATACAGAGAGACTGTCGCCATGGCTGAATTTCCGCGGATCCAAACTCAACTCTGGTAAGTCGTTATCGGTTTTGGTTCAATTCTGATAGTTTTCTAGCTATCGAAAGTAAAGTACTGGCAGTAACCTTCCAACTACGAACAATAGTAAGCGTGAGTCGCTTGTGATCGTGTATGATCCGTTTGCATGAACAGTGACTCAACGACTAGCGAGCGACTCTTTTTGTCGCATTCTCGATATCCGCGAACACGTATTAGTCACAGGCCCGACTGCACCTTGCTGTAGTATAGTAGCTTGAGAACTGGCATAGTGTTGTGAGTCTAACGATCTTGTTTTGCCGTCCAAATCAAGGCATAATACCTCGAGCTTCGGtatctctgctacctccatgggtaCTGCAACTACAGCAAGTGTCCGTTTATACAACACCCATGCATGTGCAAATGTCactattgcttaattatatttGTTCTATCCATAGGCTATTAGATAATTACCATGTGGTGAGTGGTGCCCAAACAAAACTGAACGACGTCATCAACCATTTGCAACAGTTTCAAAGAACCACAGCTGTCAAGTACTTATTCAGGGACAGCATCGTTGGTGGTTTGATACACGATTTATGGCATGATGATGTAAATACCAGGCGATGTCTCATTCCCGGCACATTCCAGAGAACAAGAATATTCACAAATTTCTGCAAAATTGACAAGGCTACCTTACCAATGTACAACAATGCAATGTCCTGGAATCAGCTCAAGCTGTATTGCCCATCTGGCTGGACAGTAAATTCACCAAATGATGAGTGTTTGGTTTGGGTTAAAGTATCCACTGCTGAGAATACAGTCAATGGATGTCGCATTTTGACAGAAGTCCGTATGGATAAGCAGAAAAACGACAACATTTTAGCCAGCGTGAAGTATGGGAGTCATACAGCAAATCTCGAAAATATTGGTTTGAACCTCTCAGAGTTCTTCACAAGTGACGGTCCAACCGAGCATCAGATGGATTCTCTAATGACATTAATctcaaaatcaacattttgtgcTGGGATTGAAGGGGAAAATTGTAGGTTGACTGAAAGTGGAAAAAGAGAGGTATGGACAGTATCTAATAGAAACAGCGTGAGGCTAAGGAGTAAGGACTGTGAACTTTTCTGCAGGCGGAAGGCAGATGGAGATCTATGCTGTTCAAAGTGCCAGTATCTGAAGCGTCACTTAAATCGAAAACGTTCAGTAAATGATAGCAATGACAAGAGAAGGaagaatttcaaatcaatggACAGAGGTGAACTGATAGAATCACTTAAGAAAGAACAGAGACGGCGTTTAAACGCTGAAGCTCGAGAGAAACTCTTGCGTCAAAAGCTAGAAAATGAAATGTTGGAATTCGATGATGAAGATAACAATGATTTTGCTGAAATGTTTAGGCTCATAGATGAAAAACAGCTGGGAGATGATATGAAAATTCTTCTAGAACAACAAAAATCTGCTTTAAGTAAGAAGAATGCCAAAGCACATCGATGGCATCCACGGTGAGTTATATATACTATGGAGcttatacaaatgtaccaaACTTCTATAACACCACCATGCATGTACTGTACTCTGGAAAGAATTATAAAGCTCACTTGTGTGTTATATTGCATATTAAGTATCGCTGGTATGAAATGGAGAATGCCCTTGAAATGGAAATGTTCATAATCAGATAACCATAATTGACAGCAAATCTCCTTTACCTATCAATGTGTCAGAATTTCTGTGCAATAATTACTGTAAAGATAccaaatattcatttattcacagAATTATTCGCTTATGTCTAAGTATCTATGCCAGAAGCCCCCACGCATACGATGAACTAGCCAACGTTCTTATTTTGCCGAGCAAGAGAACTCTAGTATATAAGAAGAATCAGAATTCACAAGAACCTGGTAATACTGTCTCTTTGTATCGCACTTTCATGGCTTTTCATACAATTTCTAGGTGGCAGATGCtgtaaatatacaatatttgTGAGATAATTGTTCACTGAGTGGAAATGCCAGTACATATTTTAACGTAAAGTTACAAGCTTAAAAGTTTATAGTTCATgtactgtaaaacaatacatAGCAAACAAGTCAATTTGATTAAATCTCATGTGGAAAATAAGAGATCAAAGTACACAgtgaattgtaaaatttctgaatCTAAATGTCTCTAACCTCGGATTTTAACTTCAATATGCTTGAAAAAAAGCATGCTTTCCACCACTGTATACCACACATTTTATGACTTGAAAAAGGCCATGTTGTGCTTTAATTACAAAGTCCTTCAAGGCTACCATGTTAATCAATAATATTTAGGAAACCGAATACACGATGTGAGAGAAGTGTACATTGCTGTattcatttacatattgaaCATTACCGTATATTAAAGGTTGGAACTATGAGACCATCAATGGTTTAAAGGAAGCCGCAGACGAGAAAGGTTTGAAAGATGTAGACCGCTGGGGTGGACTTTGTTTCGATGAGATGTCTATTCAGGTGTGTATCTTCAATCATGAACAAAATACTGCTACTTGCTACAAAGCAATTCATTCTATTGATAAAAAGAAATCTGCCCATACTTGTTGACATTAGCATTTATTTAGATGTAAACAATAGACCTTTTGTCTGTTTACAGAACTGTTGAGGGGGGGGTTAACAGAGAAACAAAAGCTGGGCAGTGCATGCCCTTACAGCTATTTTCCCGGTATTTTGTTTTGGGTATCAACTttggtttcttgttctactctgtaGTAGTTGGTTTCTCAtcacagccattttgttttaactatcattgttattcttgaaaattgaattcaaatctGGACTTAAATTCATATGCCAACAAGAACAATGGCCATTACTCATATACAGGTTTTGTTGAGAAGCTAAATACTGAACATTCTTCAAGCTACCCAGAGTTGAACAAAAAAGGAGAGTTGATACAATggggaaaatatttgaaaaatagccAAAACTGACAAGTTGCCATGGCTGTAATACCATATTCACATGGTCAACCACTGGCTGGCCTGAAGATTGTGATGAGATCTTGGTCTGTATTCAGTTTGAAATTGATCTCTTGTAGTACACCAAATGTCACAGCTTTCCTTCTTGTTCTAAGTATTTGGATTACTAATGTATGTTTGTAAATAGCACTGTAATTGTCATGTGATCATAACTTCCAAATCTTGTTTGTTTTCCAGGAGGATTTACAGATTACTAAATTCAACGGGAAATCGAAATTAGTTGGGATCGTGTCATTGGGACAAGCTTATAATGATATGGAAAAAATGATGAAAGGTAGTCATGACTGTTAAAGTAAAATCACTCATTTTACTgaattaaatttcatgaatgcaGCATTAAGATTTATAAACATTATGGTTCACTGCTGTGTATTAAAAGTAAAAGGCCATCTATGCTTGGACATTCATCTTGCTTGAAAATTTCCATAAGACAATTACCTATTCAGTTACGAATTAATAGAGGCTTCAAAAGTTGGAACATTTGCAAGTCATAGACATTGGAGTGAGATGACTATGGCAAGGTTCACTTTGTCTTAGCAGTCAGTTTTATGCC
The DNA window shown above is from Ptychodera flava strain L36383 chromosome 5, AS_Pfla_20210202, whole genome shotgun sequence and carries:
- the LOC139133604 gene encoding uncharacterized protein codes for the protein MAEFPRIQTQLWLLDNYHVVSGAQTKLNDVINHLQQFQRTTAVKYLFRDSIVGGLIHDLWHDDVNTRRCLIPGTFQRTRIFTNFCKIDKATLPMYNNAMSWNQLKLYCPSGWTVNSPNDECLVWVKVSTAENTVNGCRILTEVRMDKQKNDNILASVKYGSHTANLENIGLNLSEFFTSDGPTEHQMDSLMTLISKSTFCAGIEGENCRLTESGKREVWTVSNRNSVRLRSKDCELFCRRKADGDLCCSKCQYLKRHLNRKRSVNDSNDKRRKNFKSMDRGELIESLKKEQRRRLNAEAREKLLRQKLENEMLEFDDEDNNDFAEMFRLIDEKQLGDDMKILLEQQKSALSKKNAKAHRWHPRIIRLCLSIYARSPHAYDELANVLILPSKRTLVYKKNQNSQEPGWNYETINGLKEAADEKGLKDVDRWGGLCFDEMSIQEDLQITKFNGKSKLVGIVSLGQAYNDMEKMMKGNLEVVTATHVLQFVFVGDGGFRYPVAHFPTRECPPTTLYRLFWEGVQILLKGGFQ